tttacagtaaaatacCTCAATGTCACGGcaaattttcgataaaatactGAACTTTAACCGTAAAATACCACAGTATTGTCgcaaatttaccgtaaatttccCGTAGAATGCGGTattttaccgcaaattaccgtaattggccatatttttgccgtaaatTCCCGTATTTTACAGTAATTCTTCTAAAATCCGTAAATTACGTATTTtaggtaatttaccgtaattcggatctgctagggaaatatttaaaaattctaaagtatcgtaaaaataataaatttatccttgaggtaaaaaataaatattcgaaattaggatattgacaaataatttaaaatgtcaaaaatataaattatccgATCGGAGATCAAAGTGGAATATAAATATCACACTCGAATACTATCAGCACATCcacgataaataaatatgagtataaatctaaaatagtttatttagcAAGAGTGTCCGgtagtttattttataatggaAAAAAGTCGTCTGTCCACTTTTGTGCCATTAAGTGTGTAGATTGTTTAGTTGACTGCGCACAATTgcctataaatataaatataaatataagtataaatatagtatttaaatattacacgCACTCGTAGGcattaattgttataatttatatatatttttccacctTCACCGGATGCTTTTATTAAACAgactataaatataaatatatgtatagataacAATGCGtgcgtatatttatataaattattcggCGGTGAAATAGCAGCTCATCtcttcttaatatttttttataagagtatCAAATTTATTCCACGTTGTAGCGTGAGCATATAGATCGAGcagtcaataaataataaataaataaatatatgattaaatgaataaacaaAGTGATCTAGTCAAACAAAGTCTTTAGAGTAATTTTCAAGGGAACACGCAGACGGTCGCTTCGTGTTTTATCTGCCGTCaactttaataaaagtaaattatttgtagactactaaatataaatatatatattatatattatatattacctACTGTTATAGaataaaacgaaaattttatcgatcaaaagtaaataaaatataaaatattaagtatgGACTTGTACGTGGATATTTTGCACTGGCAAATAACATTgtacatatattaatatgataaattaataaataagtttaaatataaatattgtctAGCGATTCACGGTTCTATTGTTGGTTTTCGCTATCGTAATGTTATttacatattaataaattattataattaaacattgATTATTTTGAATCTGTATATTGAATCTAACGATGAGGATAAAATAAAGAGATCGTAGGCCTCTGACACCTAAAAGTTTATTCTTTAAACCCAGACCTAGAAAATAATCCAATgcatgttttttattttaaagttttttatttagctTATGAGTCATAGTTATCATACATATTTTACTTAATGGTAGTCGAAGTCTAGGTTATCGTAGTGCTCGTAATTATCTGGGTGATAACGATAAGGCAATGAGTGGTCTTcataaactgtaaaaataaatttaatatttatttcttcattatttttattttttttttttactactgacgggcgggaaaaattttaaaacctccacagaaaaaaataatttctgggcgcaagaatttttttggattaggggagggtggggcagagcggcccccctaagccaattattattttttgtggctttcaaccataagatcactttacttttgtcctatttcaaacaaatttatggacattttgccaaaattctgaaaaaaatttttttttttgtggggcagagcggccgccttcaaaaagtgataaaaaaaattttttttttcgtttttgttttttttaaattgttttcatcattaagaatgtatttctttctcttgacaactatttttggttttatattactcgaaacaaattttttaaagcgtaaaaaatcgttcactctcgattaccttaattactaactgttatttaataaaaaaaaaaatcaattctataattttacttcatttcaaaaatttatcaactaaaaaaaaaaatttaatttttataaatttttagtgaccaaatttgcctcatacataaagaaacggccgaaaaatatgaaaaaataattttttcggaagtttcggctggtccattttgccccaggtgttatgcgtagggctagaaatgtggaattataataatttttttttaatttgacgataaaaatatgaaaaaatcactttttcaaaattttgggcttgtccattttgccccaaatgtcatgcgtaggggtaaaaatgcgcaaacatatcggatttatagtaattagtcgaaaaaaaaaaaattttttttttggtcaaaatttcaggggggccgctctgccccaccctcccctataaattgaacacaaaaattttcttgggacgagaaaatatttattgactcaaaaagtttttttttgctctgagAAAGTAAATTGTCgctgtaagaaaatttctgttttcaattcataatacaaaaaatttcctggggcgagtaaaaaattcttgtgccaagaaatcttttttttctgtgccgAAAAAAACTTGACACCCGAATCATCTACCAAATTTAGGATGACCTATTTTGCCCAGCCTCCGTGTAGAAACTAAATAACATCCGGTATCTTATTCCAAGGTCGGGAGTTCGATTCCCGCtcaaggttttttttttaaattggatggaaaattttttttaagattactTACCATCCGATGAAATGTACGAATGATCAAATTGATGATCTGGAGGGTCAATAAACTCAAATTTgtgttctaaaaataaaaaaaaatgtcaagttcagttaaataaataactcaacacaaaatcaattaaaatttttcgacccgggatatttaaaaaaatgtctgacCATGAATGTGCTCATGACCGTCATCTACTTGCAGATCTTTGGGGATCGGTACCGATAGATGATTTTGTACTTGAACATTTTGGTAACTCGTAGCACCGTGGCCATGATAAACGGCATTGAAGTACGGGAAATGTGAATGAATTTTGTTGGCAATCAATCCAGCTTCCGCaacgacaacaacaacagccaggcaaagctgaaaaaaatccctcgaaatttaaaaaccaaaGATGACTTGtctaagtaaataattaaacccgCACTCACAATAATCTTAGCCATCGCACTCTCGAATAACACCAGCACTAGACTAAAAAATCGATGGCTCCTGGATTTTATACCTCACGCACAAATTATTTCGAAAGCATGTGAGTACTGAATTCCATTGCCGGATGTTTACAATAGACTACGCACGGCATATGGGAAAAGAGAGATATGGACCTTGTGTAATACAGCttatatacataataataattgcaacACTCattactctctaaaactaaataagtgaaaatttcactaattgaaatagtgatcttaaaattcactacaaaattagtgattttgaattagattcactaattcattagtgattccccggattctacaatgattactagtggcgcctcgcttaaggactttttattctatcgttgaattatcaaattcagggcaaaattaattacgataatttttaaatacaactgaacagtattaattcaagtaagttaattaaataaaacctaatttagttgctaaataatacatcttgttattttttaatagctttatatttttactccaactttttttaccgaacctgaatcaaaaccatcattgacaatagattcaggttatgagttataattatgatataaatatttaccatataaaagtaattttaattgttaatttagtcgatcaagttgctaaaaaaattttataatcaattacaaataataatcataataataataatattttgatacaatattattagcaacgatacaatatttttccaaataaatcctcgtcaacaagtgaattagtacatttttgactaattcaatcagtgaaattttcactaattctatatgttgttttttttactaattcaaaaagtgaatagtcactaattcatagtcgtatactttggacaatttagattagtgaatattcacaagtaattagtggtttttcactaatttagttttagagagtagcTTCGATTACTGCtcgacaaattatttttctcataatatttaacaacaaaataattaaatttctctaAATCCAAGAGgaaactaattttataaattatctccACAACTCACCGCTGTCGAATACAAAAGTGcgtgcaaatatatataataaatctgCGTGATATTGTTGTGAAATATCTTCTGGCAGACAATGAGATTTCTCATGGGATAGGATGTCAACACCCACGAAATACGTAACAAGTCACATCAAATCGTAATAAAAAAACCTTGAGAATAATATatctattgtttatttatttactttattgccattgttatatatttattcaacgttgctaaacaatattttttacaaacataCAGAGCAATAAATTACCTGCGTaattaccatatattttttttttgcgttcaagtttttatttttcttgtcaGAGAtcgatacataaaaaaaaatactgtgtttataaataattatcggagtgtttttaattaaaataattacggaCAGGGAGCAGGATGACCGAGATGTTTAACGATAGGTGAGACGTGAGAGTGCGTGGGCAGATAATGAACTTGCGGCTTTATGTAAGAGGGTGGAGGGACATGAATAACTTGGGGCTCGTGATGATGGTATGACTCCTGGTATTTATAAGACTCGTGATGTTTGTAGGAATCGTGACAGGGCTCACACTTGGGTGACTCCTTGTAAACTATCCCAGGCTTGCTGTAGTAGTGGCTTGGGGTGTGATAGCTCTGGTGTGCGTTGTAGTCGTTCAAGTATTCAGACTTCATTGGCTGGTGATAGGAGGGTGCGTAGGCGAACAAGGGCTTCTCGTAACCGATGTGTTTTGGGTACTGCCACTCTGAGCTATGGTGAATAAGCGGTTGCTGGTGGACAATAGGTTTAGATGGTAAATAATGGTAGTCGGGTTTGGACACGTGGGGTTTTATATAGGAGACAGTTTGCTGGGGTACGTAAGATTGGTAGGTTGGTTGGTGAATCAATTGAACTGGTTTGTGATGCATCGGTGGTCCGTAGACTGGTTTCGGGTATTCTGGCAGTTTGTAAACTGGTTTTTGGTACTCGGGTAGTTTGTAGACTGGCTTCTGGTACTCTGGGACTCCGTAGACTGGCTTGGGATGCATCGGCGGTCCGTACATTGGCTTAGGGTGAGCTGGTGGTCCGTACACTGGCTTCGGATAGTGGATTTGAGACATCGGCGCATGGTAATGCGGATAAAACGGCGGACATGGCGTAGGTGAGTGCGAGTGGACCAAATATCTCTTCTCTTTGGCTGTCTCTGGTGAGTCCTCGGAGGATTTGAGtggagatattttgtcacTTTCCACGGGTACACTCGTTGCTGTCACTGCTACTAACCATATTGAGCTAATTATCTAtcagaataaatattaaaaacattttagttaaagcaaataaaatttaagggGGTATTCTggtctagaaaaaaaaaaaaaaacgatttttttttttcatgttttcaTAGTTTAACTATTTAAGAATATGTCTACGAgaggatttttcaaaattcaaattattttcggAGAAATAAGTATTTTGCTGAGCTGGCATCCAAACCAGTTGGGCTGCAACTAATCGAACAAAAGACATAATGGATTCTCCGAATACCTGAATCTATATTTCTTAGTAAGCCCTTTTgttcctatatatatataacgagGAAGGTCCGATGTATGCAGCAGGAATGGCAGATTGAATAAatgtaagttaaaaatataattttatgacttAGACtgcaaaaattttacttgaaactttaaacgcgtttttctcAGAACTGTCTTTTTGAATCTGATACCCATGATTTCTCAGGTTCTACCGAACCgatttacttgaaattttaagaGAGTCTTCTTTAGGGACTTGTCTATAGTCGGAACTACGGCCATCcccaaattttcatttttactatttttaaaaaatcgaagaatGTCCAAAAAAGtggtacaaaattttttttttctttaggcAGTCGgcattttgtcaaaaaatttttttccaacttttccGTAGTTCCGGCCATTGCGACATTATTACAGATTAATAATCTTCCTTATTTTTTGGTTTCAGATTGCTAGGAGAGTTAAGATCGTGGGTATGGTCAAGCACCAAATTTTTGAGACTCCCCACTTCATCAGCTGATAATtaactgaattttgaattttttttactttttaatttttttttgtatgcttctcatgtgaataaataatatataaaaaaattgataattaaaatattgcttgctttttttttacagcacTTCAAAAATTACCTAAAATTCATGCCTCTAGACCAGAATACCCccttaaaaactttaaaagtcGGATCagacttgaattaaaattaaatttagtaaataatttagtgttataattattaaaataaatgtaaacttacaaataatttcatagttaaaaatattgccacggaaaaatagtaaaaaagaTGACGGATTGAACGCAACTGAACTCAGAGATAAACTTCTCTGGACTTTTATAACTTTGTCTGACATACGGGCGCGGTTGGCAGTCTCTAATCCGCGACCCACCTAACGAAATTCCCTTAACGGGCAAAAAAACTATCTGAAACAACGCGAACAACGACAACGGGGACAGTGACGCAATTATTGCTCCGGTATTTCCTGAATAAATTCTACTACTGCCATAAGAGCTTACCCTCCGGCGAAGGGATTACGTCTTAGCCTTTTTTactggaagaaaaaaaaaacagcctCGCCTGTACGTGCCTACATTTTATGCTCCGAACCACATAATGATACGAATTGATGTcatttcaaatgaaattaattaattccttACGCAATTATTCGCGATCATAAAAATAAGTCGCggcaatcattttttttactcaatattaAACTGTACGCAGTATTGCTCAcagcaattaaattatttatttatataattatttacatacatttttatattttatatatctagTACGcaattgaatataattaattaatttttggtgacacagtttatttaattaataaattatttatttatttatttataattaatggcCTCGTCCTTTGGATTTGAACTGATGGTGAAAGACGTATTTGTAAACAGGCACATGGACCGGATAAGGCTTTGGTATTGTCACGGGAAAACGTTTCTCAATTGTGACAGCGTATGGTTTCTCTACAATGAATGGAACCTGcggaatgaaaatataaatttatgtatttattttctaagaaggatgaaaaattcaaaattaattgattttttattagaattacATCAA
The Microplitis mediator isolate UGA2020A chromosome 6, iyMicMedi2.1, whole genome shotgun sequence genome window above contains:
- the LOC130670352 gene encoding uncharacterized protein LOC130670352, whose translation is MAKIILCLAVVVVVAEAGLIANKIHSHFPYFNAVYHGHGATSYQNVQVQNHLSVPIPKDLQVDDGHEHIHEHKFEFIDPPDHQFDHSYISSDVYEDHSLPYRYHPDNYEHYDNLDFDYH
- the LOC130669635 gene encoding uncharacterized protein LOC130669635; the encoded protein is MKLFIISSIWLVAVTATSVPVESDKISPLKSSEDSPETAKEKRYLVHSHSPTPCPPFYPHYHAPMSQIHYPKPVYGPPAHPKPMYGPPMHPKPVYGVPEYQKPVYKLPEYQKPVYKLPEYPKPVYGPPMHHKPVQLIHQPTYQSYVPQQTVSYIKPHVSKPDYHYLPSKPIVHQQPLIHHSSEWQYPKHIGYEKPLFAYAPSYHQPMKSEYLNDYNAHQSYHTPSHYYSKPGIVYKESPKCEPCHDSYKHHESYKYQESYHHHEPQVIHVPPPSYIKPQVHYLPTHSHVSPIVKHLGHPAPCP